The sequence CTCCTGCAGATGGTGTTTTAAGTGAGTTTGGAAGTATAGAAAATGGCACTCTTATCCAAGCAAAAGGAAAGTCTTTCACCTTAGAATCATTAATAGCAAATAGCTCTAAGACAGAATTTACAAAGTTTGCAACAGTTTACTTATCACCTAAAGATTATCATAGGGTTCATATGCCTATAGATGGTAAATTAACAAAAATGGTTTATATCCCAGGTAAGCTGTACTCTGTTAATAAATTAACTACAAGTAAAATAGATAACTTATTTGCTAAAAATGAACGATTAGTTTGCTATTTTGATACACAAATTGGTGAAGTAGCTGTAATTTTTGTCGGTGCTCTTTTGGTTGCTGGTATTGAAACTGTATGGCACGGTAAAGTTGCCCCTAGTTACTATAGGAATATCCAAACTTGGGATTATAATAGTAATGATTATAATATTAAATTTAAGAAAGGCGACACGATTGGTTGGTTCAACTATGGATCTACAGTTATTATCCTTACACCTGGGGATAAAGTGTCTTTTAACTTTGAAGAAAATAATTCAAATATAAGTGTTAATCAAGATTTAGCTTTTATAGTAGAATAAAGATTCACATTTATCCAACAACGACTAAATATATTTGTTTTTGTAAGATTATCAGACTTACACTCATTAACATAAGCTACTTCTCTATTAAGATCAGCACTATCTTCATTTAATCTAAATCTAGGTGGCAATTTAATATCAAATCTTTTTGCCCATTTTCTAATTGTCACATGCTTAAAGCCTAAAACTTTTTCAGCATCTTGATAACTTAGTCCTTCTCTTTGACACTTTAATAGCATTTCTCGTGCTGAACACTTAAATTTATCTTCAACTATCTGTTCAAAGTTTCCTGAATATTGATTTGCCATAAAATTGAGCCTCCTTTAATTTATAATTAAAAAGTATATGACTCCCCCCAACAAAAAATGTATTCTTTATTATCCATAACAACAAGCTTTATACAGCAAAATATTAAATTAAAAATTAATATTTTTTTAAAAAACTAGTTATTCATTATCGAATACTATGTATTATCAGTCACATTATCTAATTATATTATTTAATTGAAATAACACTTCATTCTCTTATAATTAAAAATTAATTTTAAAATAAGGAATTATAATTATTTTTCCATATTTTTCACTTATAATCAATATTAATTTAATTTATTAATAATTTTTATCAAATTTTAATTAATTTAATACTAATATAAGTATAATTTAGAAAGCTTGCTTAAATATAAATATTGATTAGTTCTTCATATTAGCTTCTATAACTAATATAATCATGTACAGCATATTTAATTAATCTTAAGAGCATGGATATAAATCATATTTTAATAACTATATTAATGGCAGGTATTCCATTGATATTTGCTATAACAATGCATGAGGCTGCTCATGGGCTTATAGCAAAATTACGTGGCGATAATACCGCATATAACCTTGGTAGAGTTACTTTAAACCCAGTTTCACATATAGATCCGATTGGTACTCTATTATTACCAGGGATAATGCTATTATCATCTATAGCTGCGGGATTTCCGTTTATATTTGGATGGGCAAAGCCTGTACCTGTAAACTATAGCAACTTAAAGAAACCTAGACTAGATATGGCGTTAGTTGCTTTAGCAGGACCTCTAGCGAACTATATAATGGCAATATTATGGGCTGTAGTGGCAAAGTATATAACTTTACATCCTTATGTACAGGGTATGGCTTTTTATGGCATCATGATAAACATAGTACTAATGATTTTAAATCTAATACCTATCCCTCCATTAGATGGAAGTAAGATTATAATAGCTTTTTTATCACCATCATTAGCATTTAAATACAACAGTATACAAAGATATGGTTTCTTTATTCTACTTGCTTTAATAATTATTCCATTTAATGGTTCAAACTTATTATTCTATATTATGAAACCATTTATCATAGCAATTACGCATATTGTCCAATTTATAGTTTTCTAAAATATAAGTTAAAATTTAGTTTTCATCTTTTACTTCAAATAACATACATCTTGTATATCTTAGATCTAATAATCCTATACATTAGAACTAAAAGAATAAATTAAGTATAATAAAATCATGCATAGACTTAGGATAAAAAACCACATGCTAAAGCGAACTAAGTTTCTAATATTATTTTTTTTACTAATAACCTCTATTAATGCTTACTGTTATGGTAGCACACCGCCTAAAAAACCAACTATTGTTTATGTGACAGCATTTATTACAGATATTCAAAACCTAGATGAGGTAAATGAACAGATTCAGATTGATGCTATATTTAAGTTTAAATGGCATGATTCAAGACTAGCATTTGATCCTAAAAAAGATGGACAAGAATATAAGAACTATCAAGGAAATTTTCAATATGATGAAATTTTTGAAGGATGGCGACCTCAGATATCGATAATAAATGAAATTGGAAGTCCTCAAATAAAATCAAGACAGTTGAGAATCTATCCAAATGGTGATGTGGTATACACAGAGCAAAGAACTTTAGCACTAGAAACTCCTATGCAACTAAGAAAATTCCCATTTGATAAACAAAAGTTAAGTGCCTATATTATACCATTCGGCTACAATGCCAATGAAGTACAATTAAAAGTAGATCCTGATTATAAAGTCACAGTTAAAGACTATATTAAAGATCACCCTAATGTTAATATCGCAGAATGGCAGCTTAGAAATTTTAATCTCGAAAGTAGTACACCTGTTAAGCAATACTATGGTAAGCCAAGTAAAATATCTATGCTTACATTTAATATATCTCTAGAAAGAAAACCTGTAAATATTTTACTAAAAGTTTTAGTTCCTTTATCTCTATTAGTACTAGCTATGTGGGCCGTCTTTTGGATGGATACAAAGGCTCTATCAGATAGGTTAAATATTTCATTTATTGGAATACTCTCGGTCATTGCCTATCAGTTTTTAGTTGAAGGAGAAATGCCTGATATTGATTATCTAACATTTACTGATGGGTTCTTATTACTATCATTCTCAATACTATTTTCTACAGTATTAGAGAGTCTGATAGTATATTGGCTTGTTAAAACAAATAAACAGTCTCTAGCAAGAAATGTAGATATCTTTTCAAGAGCTGCATTTCCACTGACCTATATTGGCCTAATAATCTTTCTTTACCTTGTATACTTGCGTTAAGATCTCAAAGGAGTAATATTACATAATACATTAAAAATGCTATTATAGATATGACTAGATTAAGCAAAGCTTTGAAAATCATCTTAACAACTTTAATCTTGTGTAGCTCCGTATATGCAGCTAATAATCAAAATATTAACTCCCAAAAATCAGTAGATTCAATTATTAAATCTCTTCAGGAACAAGTCAGTAATCTTCAGATAGAAGCTGATAAAATTAGTAAACAAGATAATAAAAAACAGCAACCATCCTTTGTAATGTACAATAATGTTGTTGTTCACCATAACTCTAATGAAAACCAATATATAAATTAAAATACAGACTCATCAATAAAAATTCTTGGAAAGCTAATTTTTAGACTAAATTTTGGAATAACTTTAAATCGTTCTCTTCCTTAGAAACAAGACATCCACCATAGCTTTTAGAATTTTCATAAATTTCTTTATTACAATAGTCTACTATTTCCTTGCTTAATTCATCAACTTTTTGAGAATTATAAGAACTATCATCAAAAATAATAGTAATAGCTTGTTTTGGAGATAACGGCATAAAGAATCTATTATAGCCATTTCTTATCATAACTGGATTTGTAGAAGTAATAAAATTTTCATCAGTATTATTATTCATAATAACTATATGAGACGACTTTATGTTAGTAAGATAATTTTCACCTAATAAAATTCCAAGAAACCAGTAATGCCTTTGATATATCTCTTTTTCTATATCATTTTTACACCATTTATCTAAAAAAACTTTCTTAGCATGATCGGTTCTATAAAACTGATGCACGACATATCTTACAATTGATTCTTTAAATTTCAAAATTATTTCATAATCTATAAAGTTAGCTTTTGCTATTTTTATTAAAGGATTCATAGCTTCCTCTATTTGACAATACTCATTCTCAATAGCATTTGAATTAAGCTTTTCATTATTCCTACTATGATAAACAAACTCAAAAATAACACATAACTTCCTCATATTATCATTAGGTTGAATATTATTAATAATTGACGAAATATATTTATAATCCTCTTGATTTATAGGATTAGCTTTGTATCCATCTATTACCATTCCTAAACTTTTAGCATTATTTTGTGCAATCTTCCCTGTTTCTGTAATATAGAACAACTTGTCATTTGAATTACACCAAGCTTTAAGATAATAAGTTTGGATTTGATGATGCTTTTTTTTAAGATCTTTTTGAGAATTTAACTGTTCATAATACAGCGACACATCATTGAAATTTTTCATTATTATATAAATAGATATTAATTAACCAACTATTTAAATAATATCACAAAATTAGAGTCCAGAAACGAAAAAGC is a genomic window of Francisella sp. LA112445 containing:
- a CDS encoding DUF4238 domain-containing protein — translated: MKNFNDVSLYYEQLNSQKDLKKKHHQIQTYYLKAWCNSNDKLFYITETGKIAQNNAKSLGMVIDGYKANPINQEDYKYISSIINNIQPNDNMRKLCVIFEFVYHSRNNEKLNSNAIENEYCQIEEAMNPLIKIAKANFIDYEIILKFKESIVRYVVHQFYRTDHAKKVFLDKWCKNDIEKEIYQRHYWFLGILLGENYLTNIKSSHIVIMNNNTDENFITSTNPVMIRNGYNRFFMPLSPKQAITIIFDDSSYNSQKVDELSKEIVDYCNKEIYENSKSYGGCLVSKEENDLKLFQNLV
- a CDS encoding site-2 protease family protein; translation: MDINHILITILMAGIPLIFAITMHEAAHGLIAKLRGDNTAYNLGRVTLNPVSHIDPIGTLLLPGIMLLSSIAAGFPFIFGWAKPVPVNYSNLKKPRLDMALVALAGPLANYIMAILWAVVAKYITLHPYVQGMAFYGIMINIVLMILNLIPIPPLDGSKIIIAFLSPSLAFKYNSIQRYGFFILLALIIIPFNGSNLLFYIMKPFIIAITHIVQFIVF
- the asd gene encoding archaetidylserine decarboxylase (Phosphatidylserine decarboxylase is synthesized as a single chain precursor. Generation of the pyruvoyl active site from a Ser is coupled to cleavage of a Gly-Ser bond between the larger (beta) and smaller (alpha chains). It is an integral membrane protein.); protein product: MKDNLFIFLQYLLPHGLTSRLVSRLAESKNKAVKNYLINLAIKKFKINIDEAKETNLDNYSSFNDFFTRELKDGVRPLNTDSTVFTSPADGVLSEFGSIENGTLIQAKGKSFTLESLIANSSKTEFTKFATVYLSPKDYHRVHMPIDGKLTKMVYIPGKLYSVNKLTTSKIDNLFAKNERLVCYFDTQIGEVAVIFVGALLVAGIETVWHGKVAPSYYRNIQTWDYNSNDYNIKFKKGDTIGWFNYGSTVIILTPGDKVSFNFEENNSNISVNQDLAFIVE
- a CDS encoding ligand-gated ion channel, whose translation is MLKRTKFLILFFLLITSINAYCYGSTPPKKPTIVYVTAFITDIQNLDEVNEQIQIDAIFKFKWHDSRLAFDPKKDGQEYKNYQGNFQYDEIFEGWRPQISIINEIGSPQIKSRQLRIYPNGDVVYTEQRTLALETPMQLRKFPFDKQKLSAYIIPFGYNANEVQLKVDPDYKVTVKDYIKDHPNVNIAEWQLRNFNLESSTPVKQYYGKPSKISMLTFNISLERKPVNILLKVLVPLSLLVLAMWAVFWMDTKALSDRLNISFIGILSVIAYQFLVEGEMPDIDYLTFTDGFLLLSFSILFSTVLESLIVYWLVKTNKQSLARNVDIFSRAAFPLTYIGLIIFLYLVYLR